Proteins found in one Deltaproteobacteria bacterium genomic segment:
- a CDS encoding ABC transporter ATP-binding protein has translation MENLTKRFGTREAVKGLTLSIGEGEIFGLLGPNGSGKTTLIRMLCGLLAPTSGKATVGGYDVAREPEQIKRSIGYVSQRFSLYPDLTIRENLNFFSDVYGVPASDAEPRKRDLIRLCGLDGREGQASGSLSGGLKQRLALACALIHGPKILFLDEPTAGVDPVARRQMWDLLFRLAQSGTTLFVTTHYMDEAERCTKAAYVYFGKLLVSGDPNSMKRDEIANTNRRLEIICQPLMPALGVLRDAPYVDDVSVFGQALHIRVKDVPPEPTTGDAFASFEAAARRAVVMDVLRKRLIAAKIEVLGIRSVYPTLEDIFVSFTRKMDQEAAAE, from the coding sequence ATCGAGAATCTGACCAAGCGCTTCGGTACTCGCGAGGCGGTCAAAGGCCTCACGCTCTCCATCGGCGAAGGTGAAATTTTTGGCCTGCTCGGCCCCAACGGCTCGGGCAAGACCACGCTGATCCGCATGCTCTGCGGCTTGCTCGCACCGACCTCCGGCAAGGCCACCGTCGGCGGCTACGACGTGGCGCGCGAGCCCGAACAGATCAAGCGCAGCATCGGCTACGTTTCGCAGCGTTTCAGTTTGTATCCGGATCTCACCATTCGTGAGAATCTCAACTTCTTCAGCGACGTCTATGGGGTCCCCGCCAGCGACGCCGAGCCGCGCAAGCGCGATCTCATCCGCCTGTGCGGCTTGGATGGCCGCGAGGGACAGGCGTCAGGCAGTCTGTCCGGCGGACTGAAGCAACGCCTGGCACTCGCCTGCGCACTGATCCACGGTCCGAAGATTCTCTTTCTCGACGAACCGACCGCCGGCGTCGATCCGGTCGCGCGCCGCCAGATGTGGGATCTCCTCTTCCGTCTCGCCCAAAGCGGTACGACGTTGTTCGTCACCACGCACTACATGGACGAAGCCGAGCGCTGCACCAAGGCGGCGTACGTCTACTTCGGCAAGTTGCTGGTGAGCGGCGACCCCAACTCGATGAAGCGCGACGAGATCGCCAACACCAACCGCCGCTTGGAGATCATCTGTCAGCCGTTGATGCCGGCGCTCGGCGTGCTGCGCGATGCTCCCTACGTCGACGACGTCAGTGTGTTTGGGCAAGCCCTGCACATCCGAGTCAAGGATGTCCCCCCTGAGCCGACGACGGGAGACGCGTTCGCCTCGTTCGAAGCCGCCGCACGGCGCGCGGTGGTGATGGATGTCCTGCGCAAACGGCTGATCGCCGCGAAGATCGAAGTGCTCGGTATCCGCTCGGTCTACCCGACGCTGGAAGACATCTTCGTCAGCTTCACGCGCAAAATGGATCAAGAGGCTGCCGCTGAGTAA